Genomic window (Phacochoerus africanus isolate WHEZ1 chromosome 1, ROS_Pafr_v1, whole genome shotgun sequence):
ATTTGTTTGGGTGTTAGTAAGCCtggtaaataaaacattatataaatttatataatttcgCAAAAGACTCATCTCCCCTCAAGAATATGAAGAAGGATCTGGCACTCATTTGGAAAATCATGAcagatatctttatttatttttttttacttttttttcttactgctcaaatgaatttatcacatctgtagttgtataatgatcatcacaatcccatttcacaggatttccatcccataacccaagctatcccccaccccccaccctgtctcctcctgagaccataagtttttcaatgtctgtgagtcagcatctgttctgcaaagaagttcagtctgtcgttttttcagattccacatgtcagtgaaagcatttgatgttggtgtctcattgtatggctgacttcacttcgcatgatcatttctaggtccatccatgctgctacaaatgccagtatttcattccttttaatggccgagaaatatgccattgtgtgtgtgtacctcaccttcttgatccactcctctgtggatggacatggaggttgtttccatgtcttggctattgcaaatagtgccgcaacgaacatcggagtacatgcgtctttgcgagtcgtggtttctctggatagatgcccaggagtggggttgctggctCAAGTGGTAGTTCTACGTTTCGTTTTCGGAggcatctccacactgttttccacagtggttgcaccagtttacaatgcCACCACccgtgtactagggttccttgttctccacaccctctcagcaCTTCTTgttttgtagactctttgatgatggccattctggctggtgtaaggtggtatgtcatcgtggttttgatttgcatttctctaataacgagtgatgtttaacattttttatgtgttttttggccatctgtatgtcttctttggagacctgtctgtttagatcttctgcccattgtttgatggggtttttttttttttttttttttggcatggggCTGAGgaaggtgtttataagtttttgagatgaatcccttgtcagttgacgCACCGGCAacgatgttctcccattctgtgggttgtcttttagtgttgttgagggtttcctttgctgtgcagaaaccttgaagtttgattaggttccatttgtttctttttgtttttgctgtcattactctaggaggtggatctgagaagatgctgctgtcgtttatgtcagagagtgtttggcctatgtgttcctctaagagtttgatagtgtctggtcttacatctaggtgtttcatccatttggagtttctgtttgtgtatggtgttagggagtgttctaatttccttcttttccctgtggctgtccagtttccccggCACCACTGATTgagcaagctgtcctttctccattgtatgttcttgcctccttggtcatagatgagttggctgtaggggcatgggttgaattctgggctttctatcctgttccactgatctctatgtaCGGTATTGTGCAAAAAAATGTGCAAGTATGCCATTATGGAGTGCCCTTTAGTATAAAAGAATCTTAGTATGTTTAGTTTGTGATGAATGGCCCTTAAAGCCTCCAGTGTGAAGACAAGAATGTTGCATTGCTCTTGAAAGTTGACTTTGCCTGCTGAAAGGGCCTTGCATGTAATTGCTGCTTGAGGACAACTTGCTGATTTTGTTGCATGAAGGATAGGTATATTTTAGCCAAAAAGAGGACCAAGAGCAGGGGCAAAAGTTCAGAGACGAGTTTGGCCCTTCCTTGACAGAAGGCTGATAATCTACTTGCAAATTCTTTTAACACGTATTTGAGTACCTTCCAAGTCCTAGGCACTATTGGCCGCTGCTAATAACACAGAAGTgcatacagattaaaaaaaaatacctgctttCCGAGAGGCATCTTCAGTGCCTGatgccaggaacttctgtatgctgcaggcatggccaaaataaaaacgCAAAAGAAGTCTGGAGTATGCTAAGAGATGATAAAGTTCCATATGAAAAACCAAAGGGTAGCAAGTCCGGAATGGGGAGTGGAGAGTGTGTTGCAAATGACTGTTTGGcgaagagaaaatgagaatgcCTTTGGTCTTTGAAAAGCCAATTTAACTAGAGCATGACATATAGCGAGTAAGTACAGTAGTGAGAAGGAAGGTTTCTCATAGGTCAGTTTCTTGTTCAAGTTGTGCTCCAAAGATAGTAGTTTGGGAAACAGTGATAATGTACCCAGTGCTACTGCAGTAAACTCTGCTTCTATGCCACATTACCAATTTAGAACTGTACACGGATCACTCACAAGGTGGGAGGTTATTCAAATATCTAGTCTCATTGCAAGTCAAGGAAAATGAATGTTCTGCCTAGAGTCAGACGATCTAATGAAATGCATTAGCGGTTAACTTAGGTTACTCAGGATTTCTGTGTGTCCTTAGCCTTGGAGCTAAATTGTGATTGTTTCTTCAAAAAACacaacctttttttgtttgtttgttttggggtatACCCACAgcgcatagaagttcccaggccaaggactgaagctgtgccacagcagtgacaatgccacatccttgaTCACgaggccaccacagaactccccaAAATACACTTACTTAGTTGAGTGTGAACTCGGAAGAATATAGAAAATGGTCAAGAAATGATCACTCCTAGTCAGTGTTTCCAGAAGAAGCCTAACTGAACTCACGGTGTTGTGTCGGGGAGGAAAGCCCAGATGTGAATAAAAGGCTTAAGCAAAGTGAGCTCCTGTTTCTGAACACAGTGGCCCGCTGAGGGCACCCCTGTGAAAGGGGAGAGGACTTGACCTCAGTGAATGTGTGCGGGGTCTCCTGGGGCATGAAGAAGGGACAGCAACTCCACTGGCATTTAGAGATCATTGCTGTCGGTCTATTGAATGACTTTTCCACTGCAGTTTTAGAAACGAGCAAGCAAAACGTGTCTCCTGCTTAAACTTCCTCACTAGCTTCTCACTACCTTGGAGGTCAGTACCAGTTCCTCAAGATGCCTTGTGAAGACCTTGGCACTCTGGCTCCTGCTTACTTCCCGCcgccctcctctctgctctgttccCCAGCGACAGGGAGTGACTTGCTTTCCCTCGTTATTCAGGAGAATGAACTGGTTTGTAGGAAACGCACAGTAACGTATTTGTTGGGGATGGGGCCACAGTATAGATTGCTTTCAAATGTCCAGGAGAAAAGTGTTTCTAGGGCACCTTATCTGTAAGTTTGgggttgttttaaaatttaaatatattgtataaaatCCTTAACTtggtttaattttgaaaaatgttatttcatttttcgGGTTTGTAGGGTTGCCcctgttcctaggctaggggtccagtcggagctacagctgccgaccaaaccacagccagagcaactcgggatccaggcctcgtctgcaacctatgccacagctcgtgtccttgccagatcctcaacccactaagcaaggccagggattgaacttgcatcctcatggacactagccgggtccgttacctctaagccacagtgggaactccttgattcaattttaaaatgtgtaggtGGAGATGTAACACTGGTGTCTCGGTAGCCGCAGGGCACTTAAGACCTAGGACCTGGCCTGCCCAGAGGGGCGTGCTGGGAGTGCTGGTGGTTTTATCCTTTAGCCGGTTTTGTTAGGCTTGGCTAGTCTTTCCTAAGATTTCCACCTGACCTCAGTTTGTATGGAATTTCTACCCTCaagcaataacattttttttttgtcttttgtctttttttgttgttgttgttgttgctatttcttgggctgctcccgaggtatatggaggttcccaggctaggggttgaatcggagctgtagccaccggcctatgccagagctgcagcaacgcggtatccgagccgcgtctgcaacctacaccacagctcacggcaacgccggatcgttaacccgctgagcaagggcagggaccgaacccacaacctcatggttcctagtcggattggttaaccactgcaccacgacgggaactcctcaagaaatAGCATTGATTTGAAGAAAGGACAAATTCCTGTGATACAGCAGAGACGAGAACCAGTTGAAAGGATGAGTTTTTTTGAAAAGGaacctttttttcccattgtggttgATCAGAGGATGccgaatatggttccctgtgctatacagtaggaccttgtgggttatccattctacatataatagtctgcctctgctaatcccaaactcccaatgcatcccacccctcaccccccagcaaCCCCACGCCTGtgctctatgtctgtgtgtctgtttctgtttcacagataggttcctttgtgtcatattttagattccatatacaagtgatagcatatggtatttgtccttctctttctcacttgCTTTACttcgtatgatcatctctaggtccaaaAAGGAACACTTCTTTATATTGATAGTTACATTTATTAGCAGGGATCATTACTCAAGAGCCAGTGGGTAGAATCAGCTGCTTCCAGATCATGCTGCTAAAAGCCGGTCAGCTTATCATCCTTGGTTTTGTCGACCTGGTAGCCACTAAGTTCCAAAGGCTTATTTTGGTAAGGAAGACTTTGAAGTACTTTTATGTGAACGTAGCTATTACCACCTACATGAACctgaaaggtaaaaaaagaaaaaggaggttcAGTCACATGGGTCTATGTCAAGTGAAAGATCTACAGACCCAGAAAGTCTTTGGTGCGATATGCTGGTTTGGAATAGCATTCCTAGAGCATCCTTCCTAGACCCTTGGTTTCCCTAAACCTATCCCTGCATTTTCCGAGAGAAAGGACAGGCTGAGGATATGGCCAGAGGCATAGGTCctaggttcattttattttatctctgactttctttctctctctctctttttttttcttctttttttttcttttagggccactcctgtggcattggaaattcccaggctagggtagaatcgaatctagagctgccagcctacaccgcagcaatgcaggatctgagctgcgtctgcaaccctacaccacagctcacggcaatgccagatccttaacccactgagaaaggccatggatcaaacctgagtcctcatggatcctagtcaggttggttaaccactgagccacaatgggaactcccattgaatCTCTTTTCTGACTCCCAAATTGGGATACTTGATTTGCCACATGGtatgagaagggagaaggaagtcAGAATTACCCCAGAATATTGGAACATGTGGTTCCCATATCTTTGTTAGAACTGCTTTCTCAATGCCCTCACGTAAGACTTGGCAGGGTCCAAGAGTGGTCAGTCTGGTTACCTTCTAAAGGAAAGGGATCTTGCTTGGAGACTGTGGCTTTGAAGATTGAAATGGTCATTTGGGCATGAAACTGGGGCCTAGATAATcatggtaagaattttttttccttctcatggctgcagctgcagcatattgaagttcctaggtgtttttgtttttgttttgttttttgtcttttttcttgtggGGAGGGTTGTTGGTGTGCCACGCTTAACTCTAATGGATGTTCCCAGTCGAGTGgtttgaagtggagctgcagctgccagcctacacttggccacaggaatgcgggatccaagccatttccAGGACCTacaaacagctcacagcaaccccttgatccttaaccaaccgagtgaggccagggaccaaacctgcctcttcatggatcctggtcgggctctgtaccactgagccacaatgggaactcctggaagttctTAGTTTAGGGgtcaaaattggagctgcagctgctggcttacaccacagccacagcaacaccggatctgagcctcgtctgtggccaatgcagcagcttgtggaaatgccagatccttaacccactgagagaggccagggatcaaatctgcatcctcatggagacagccttgggtccttaaccctgaggacacaatgagaactcccatggtAAGAATTTCCTCTCTTATTCTTGGTTCAGacgataaaataataatatttactgtGCTTTGATGTCACTCCCTAACccaattttagttttaatatgGATTAGAAAAGAATGGCTGTACAATATAGCCTTGTAGcatattcattttatacatagcagtttgtacctgtttatcccctacccctatcttgtccccctccccacagggAACTGCTCGTTCATTCTTTATGAGTCTGCCTAacctatttttaataaatggcatTTATCAAATGTTTACCTTGAGTCTGACACTATGATGACCATTTTATATACCTGATTCTATTTACATTTTGTTCTAGGCCTGAAGAATGGTGGGACAAGGACGATTTTACGGATGCAGAAGCAGCTTCAGAGAcattaattttctataaatatctcAGTTAAAGTGACAGAGCCCAACTTCAAATCCAGACTCCATcctcagtgggttttttttttttttctcactccatGGGGTCACCTTTCAAAAGCACTCGTTCTGTGCTGAGATCGGGACACCAGCCTTTGCATACATTATTAGAGGCAGCACAGCCCGTAGAGAAGCATCAgactacctgggttcaaattctgcctGTGCTCTTACAGTGGTTTGGCCCTTGCTAGTTCCTTCACCTCCCCAGGGCTCAATTTTCTCATCAAGAACACAGGAATGAGGATATGTTGAGAGGATGAAATGAGCTTCTACATGCACAACCCTTAGAACAGTGCCCTGCACATAGCAGGTGCTGAGTAcatttctagttcatttattcCACACCACACCCTGCAAAgtaggttattattatttatggtgttttttttttttttttggctgcacccatagcatgcagaatcTCCTGAGCAAAGGATCAAGTGTAGATAAGGgaattaaggctcagagaagatgaGGGACTGTGGATCACACAGGTTTTGACGAATCAAACAAGCCAAGCACATGTTCAAATCCAGGAGTATCTGACACCAAAGCCACAGGTCCTATTTTgccctgaatctttttttttaattttattggagtagatttgacttacaatgttttgtattttcagatgtgcagcaaagtgaatcggttatacatatacatatatccgttcTTTCTCAGATGCTTTTCCCCTATAGGTTGTTTAttccagaatattgagtagatttccctgtgccatagggTAGGCCCTTCTTAGTTCTCTActgtatatatagtagtatgcatacgttaattccaaactcctaattgatcCCTCCTCTGTCtcatgtttcccttttggtaacacATTTAATTTCGatatccgtgagtctgtttctattgtgTAAGTAAGtttttttcatcatctttctTAGATTTcccatataagcaatatcatgtaattgtctttctctgggtgacttactttacttagtatgataatctctaggtctgtccatacTGCTGCCAATAGCATTATTTGGTTAatttttaagggctgagtaataatccattgtatctacgtaccacgtcttctttatccagtcctctgtcagtggacattgtggttgtttccacatcttggctgttgtaaacagggcaagcaatgaacatgggggtgcatgtatcttttcaaattacggttttctttggatatatgcccaggagtgggttgctggatcatatggtagttctaatttgagttttttaaggaacccccaCATTGTTCTTAATTTTGGGTGTAGCAGCTTATGTGctgaccaacagtgtaggagggttcccttttctccacactttcgcCAGCATTTcctgtttgtaggctttttgatgatggctattctgactggggtgaggtgatacctcactgcagtttttttttctttttgtctttatgtctttttgctatttcttggaccgctcctgtggcatatggaggttcccaggctaggggttgaatcagagctgcagccacctggcttatgccagagccaccgcaacgcgggatccgagcagtgtctgcaaccaacaccacagctcatggcaacgccggatcattaacccactgagcacggccagggatcgaacctgcaatgtcatggttcctagtcagattcgttaaccactgcaccacgacaggaactcctcactgtagttttgatttgcccgtctctaataattagtgatgctgaacatcttttcatgtgctttttgtccatctgtcttctttggagaaatgtatatttagagctttagttctttttttgtttttttttggggggggggggctgtacccatggcatgcagaatttcctgagcCAAGGCTCAAACCCTTGTCACAGCCCTGAGCTGCCCCAGTGACAGTgcaggatttttaacccactctgtCCCAAGGGAACGCCCTCCTTTGACCATTTTTggactggtttttgtttgtttgtttgttttgatatggAGCTACATGAgatgtttatctattttagagattaatcccttgccacttgcttcatttgcaaaggttttctcccatcctgtggattgtctttttgttttgtttttgtgttttgggtttgttttacgttttatgtccacacctgtggcatgtgggagttcctgcagcttctggcctgcactccagccacagcaacgccagatctgagcctcacctctgacctacaccacagcttttggctacgtcagatccttaacccactgagcaaggccagggattgaaccctcatcctcgtggctactagttgggttcggatcctgctgagcctcagtgggaactccctgtttgtttttggttttggttttgtttgtttgaatggcttcctttgttgtgcacaagcttttaagtataattaggtccaatttgtttcgtttcattttcattactctgggaggtggatctgaaacgatattgctatgatttatgtcaaagagtgtcctgtgttttccctgagagttttagagtatctggccttaggtttaggtctttaatccactttgagtttatttttgtgtgtggtgttacagagtgttctcatttccttcttttgcatgcagctgtccagttttccctgcaccacttattgaagggactgtcttttctctagtTTATAATCTGACTCCTTGGTTGTAGATGAGTTGTCCACAAGTACCACCTGCCCTTGACAGGTGCTTtgtgaaaataaaagggaagaaagaaagaatagtcaAGATAATTTCAAGGTAGTTTTCTGATGGACTTCTCAAGAAACGCATGAGCTGGTTTATATGTGAAACATATACACTTGGATTAATCATCcattactaaaataataatatcaattttGATGAAATGTTTATCTTTGAACAAAACCAGTTTTCACTGGAAACTCTTCTAACTGTGAAAAAAACCTCTTCTTTtctaactgtgaaaaaaaaaagacttttctaaGGGCAAGGCAGGATCTCACTCCTGTGAATCTCAGGGCCTGGCATATGTAAGGAGCACATAAACGGTAGGATTGGTGACCTATTTACGTGATCCAGTCTTGTAATTTTCTCACGCTGAGCTGGTGAGCAATGCTTACTTTATGTTTTGCTACAAACATTAGTAATTTTTTGCATATCTTAAAGAGTTAatttttaaggagaaataaaCCACACTGTGCCCTGGTCAGATAGTTTAGTAAAGATTCAGTAACTATGTTTTGAATGCCTGTTCTCATTTCTTAAGGCAGATATCCTCTGCtcaatacaaaagaatgaaaatggctTCAAAATATCCACTTTTGATTAGTTTGACTGGTTCTCTCACGAACACTTcagttattttcttctattaGCACTCAATGGTATGTCATTGAATTTCTTATAgaggtataaaataatttttaaggtactttcaggggttcccgtcatgtcacagtggaaacaaacctgactagtatccatgaggacacaagtttgatccttgaccttgctcagtgggttaaggatccagtgttgctatgagctgtggtgtaggtcacagatgtggctcatatctggcattgctgtggctgtggtgtaggccagcgtctacatctctgattagacccctagcctgagaacctccatatgccatgggtgtggccctaaaaagcaaaaaaaaaaaaacaaaaacaaaaaggataggTTTAATGCTCCACTGCTTCCGACTACACCCAGTGTTACCACTTGAATCTAGTGAGctacaaaaagaatatatttaaattatagtaataaaaatgcttCTTTAAAGGGAAAACGTGGTTTCCATAATTTTCCTAGCTAATGATTCAAGTCCTTCCTTAAATCCATTTAATTTAGACGCATAGGGTCCCAAAGCTTTGAGACAGAACAAGCGTCAGGATGGCATCTGGTCCAGCCCCACATCTTTAGGATCCCACCTCACAGATGAAGCAGCCATAGCTATGCTCTGAATTCTGAAAAcgatgtgaaattttttttctatcccttttcTGGAAATTAAGAATCGCTTTaccgtacagcagaaactggcacaacactgcaaatcgaCTATTTTTAAACGAATTGATATGGGAAAACGTTCtaaattcagaggaaaaagaagggtATCTGTGAAATAGACCTCATCATTTGCCAAATTTGAGAGTTTCCCACTTGGGAAGTTTCATGCTGGTTAGGCATCTTGACATAggacaaggagaagaaagagattaTCAGGTGGGGATGACAGAGACATGACATGAAGTGAGGGATCCAGAATCTTTTGGAGCCAAAGAGATGTTGAACACTAACCTTGATGTAGTAAATTATTCCAGCAACCACTTGAGATCTATAAAGAATAGCTTCaaatttttcatagtttttttttgtttcttcttcaatcTGTGGTTTAACCTtaagaaaagaggaaacaataACCAAAGCTATATTGATTTAAATGATTTACAAACTGTTAATTATGTGCTTATAAAAAgtaaactatggagttcccatcatggctcagtggttattgaatctgactaggaaccatgaggttgcagattcgatctctggcctcactcagtggcttaaggatcgggtgttgccatgagctgtggtgtaggtcacagacatggctcggatcctgagttgctgtggctgtggtataggccggcagctacagctctgattagagccctagcctgggaacctccatatgccatgtgtgggtgtggccctagactaaacataaagacacacacacacacagacacacacacccacacacaagtTCATTCTATCTTTGGTTAATAAAATGAGCGACCAGTCATTGCTActtcattataggagttccccttacacctcagcaggtcaagaagccaactagtatccgtgaggattagggttcaatcgctggcctcactcactgggttaaggatctggtgtggcagcaagctgtggcgtgagtcgaagatgtggctccgatctagcattctgtggctgtggcataggctggtagctgcaactccggttcaacccctaacctgtgaactcccatatgctgcaggtgtggccctaaagagaaaaatactactactactactcaCATAAACATTTTTGGTTTGGAAATCATTTCAGACTCAAAGTTGCCAAAACGCGTGTAGCACATCTCAAGATCATGTACTCACATCTGAAAGTCCCTTTGCCACGTtgtgtaacatttttttctaggattcagggattaggatgtggacctCTTTAAAGGAGGTCATCATTCTGTCTTCCATAGAGGGGTAGACGTTTAGGTGCCAGCATTCCTGAACCAAgcaggagaggagaaggcagCGAGGGAGTCTCACGTTCAATATGCAAACATCCACTGAACTCCACCAGGTTTCCGTGGGGGTCCTCATTCCTGCTCTGAGCTGGGCTTGATAGTGCCCGTACCCACTATGGTTTCTCTGACTCCATTTCTGCTAAGAGGAAAGCTCTAATCTTCTGCTCTGGAGGAGGTCTCGTATTAGTTAGTCTTCCAGGGAGGGAGGATGCTAGTGAGAGGGAAGGATCTGGGGGGCAATCCCTTTAATCTGCTCCTTAAAGGGATCTTCCATTGATCCTCCTGGTTCTCATCTCCCTCAAGTTCCTGGTGGTGTTGGTGCTGGAGCCATTTTGGAATTCTGCACCATGAATCTGCTGGCTTCGGGCTCAGACCTTCCCGTGTGGCCTAGACTCTGTCTAGATGCCTCACCCGTTTTCTACTGTCTATCTGCTTTCCATTTTCCAAAGTTTTGTCAGTGTCTCTGAGATGTTTGCCTCCCCCATTGTCTCTATATTTCCAGGTttgttctcccttctcctccaatCCTTTCCTGTCACTTGGAGGGACTGGGAGCCCATGTGTGTGTTCACATACCTTGCTTATGGGGCAGTTGGCTCACTGCTCGTGACGGAAGCTTCTGCCAGCTTCTGGTGTGTCTAGGGTTCTACCCAGTCCTTCCCATCAGTGGTCAAATGATGGGAATCCTTTTCTCTTGGTGCCTCAGTCTGGGTACCAGAACTGTTTTCAAAGACCTAGGCATTTGCAAACTCTTTGGGTTCTCAGACCATTTTTGAAGGGCAAGCACCTCATGGGCCACTACCCATTTCTTCCGTAACCCTCAGGACAGATGGGGAGACGGTGGTGGCTTTCTTGAGCTGGAAAGTGAGGTTCCAAAGTAGAGAAAGGAAGACGGTAAatagtgaaggaaggaaggaaggaaggaaggaaggaaggaaggaaggaagggggaaataGGAAGAATTAGGGtacaggagaaagaggaggaaagtggATGAGTAGGCAGAGAGATGAGTAAGGGGAGAGGTCACTGT
Coding sequences:
- the LOC125133012 gene encoding cystatin-A1-like, which produces MESDKMMPGGLTEARPATPEIQEIATTVKPQIEEETKKNYEKFEAILYRSQVVAGIIYYIKVHVGGNSYVHIKVLQSLPYQNKPLELSGYQVDKTKDDKLTGF